DNA from Rhinoderma darwinii isolate aRhiDar2 chromosome 6, aRhiDar2.hap1, whole genome shotgun sequence:
CAAAATCATAGCTTGAAAACTCTTTGTGACCGTATAGACCAGTGGGGTGGCCAAATAGTAGATGACAATGAACACAATGATATATGGGAAGAGCTTAGAGCAGGGAGCAGTAGATCTGGATATTTCATCACTGGATTCTTCTCTTAATAGGTTTCACTTTCAGAGTCACCAGTGTTTTCTATCCGCATTGGCCAATCGTATACTGACTCGTGGACCATGACCATTGAAATTAGACGGTGGAGGGTCTCATACACTCCCTGATGGCTTAAATACCCAGAGGAGCAATATGGTCATGTAAAtggctgaggagcaagtgcagtaaGTAAAAACCTGAGGCTGCAATCActattaggcctgattcagacgaacgcgtTTGTCCGCAAAAAACTGACCGAATTATGTTTTTCCGTTTAGCGTGGTATCCGTGTGCTTTCCGTGGGGCATGAGTGTTCCTGTTAtcttttttctcatcatttctttagcaactggtgcgtgaaaaacacggagagcacacagatgtcgtccttgtacagtccgtgtttttcacgcacacattgacttcaatagacGAAGTGGTCTGCAAAAAgactaaaataggacatgcacaGAATGTCACGCAACGGACACGCTGCGTCAAAAAGCACAGACTtgtgaatagtcccattgaaTTTGCATGGGTCCATGTGCCGTCCGGTTTtttaacggactgcacacggatgtcTAATAAGCTCCTCTAAATAAGTCCTACACTGGCAAAAGTGGCAAAAAACCAACCTGCAGCAATGTCTTCCACACAACACATGTCTCTGGTCAGGGGTGGAGCTGTAGGGGGTGCGAAGGTCGCAGCTCCGCCCAGGCCCTGCTGCATGAGAGGGCACTCCTCAATCCTTAAACACGTCAATAAAGGTGGCTCACTTCTGGTTTTAAATCAATGTAACCTAAAAATATCATAACCTCAGGCCATTGGAACCTGAGAGACCCCTGTATGATCTTGTATCCATCTGTTTATAAACTCCTAttactatataatatataatgaccAGGGCCAGCTCTGGGGCAGCTGCATGGGGCACAGAGGAAGGGGGGCAGTGTGCCACAGCGCCGGACTCAGATCTGTAATAATTATCTCctgttttaggcttcgttcacatctgcgtcagggctccggtcgtgtgttccgtctgagctttctgtcaggggaacccatgaacggaacccaaactgaaacaaacagaaaccataggtttctccagtcatcctccatgacagcaccacaggaggttgactCCACACCCTAATAGGGACAGGAAACAGAGAGAGGTTAAAAGCCCGTCTTCATCCTATCTCAATCCAGTGTTTTTCCTCTCTCTATGGGGCATAGTAGAGATGTGCTCTGGGAACAGTCTAGTACACTTACCACGCAGCAGAGGTCGAACGATATCCTTCCTTCTCCGCTGCTGCTTTGGGTTGGCTGTTCCCCTGCGCCTCTTCGGAGGTTAAGCTGAAAGGTCCCAAAGAAACTTTGGCTCCGGTCCCCCATGAGCTCCCCAGTCGTATTCCCAAGGCTTCaagatgacaacttccggtcGGTGGAACGCATATGCAAACTAAGTGCGGCCTACTTCCGGTAATGGCAAATGTGGCAATTATGAACATTACAGCGGATTGGAGGCCTGGAGAAAGATTTCCTGGGATTGGATGAGGAAAGTGCTGAAAATGTTACAATAAACACGGAAAACCTTAGATACAGGATAATATCTAGTGTAGACCTATGTCAAGATCCCAAATTTTAGAAATATACAGATGTATCAGGTGTTTACATGTGAGAGGTACAGGAGGATATCCCCCAGGGCATTAGTGAATGCACTATATGCTGTCGGGAAAACAGGaagcactggggggggggggggtttcctctTTTTACTTTGAGCAATGATGCCTCCACCCTGTCTATGCCTGTAATATAGTTTTTCTGGAATGAGTTTGAATGGGGGGCTCTGGGGTGAAGCCgcgtttgcaaattttctttgttTCTGGCTGCTGTTCAGTGCTTTACGGCAGCAGACCGGTGTGAAAATAAAATTGCTAGGGTCAATGTAGCCGGATATGATCCACAATGGGTCGGGGCCACATAGAGGGGGGGCATTAACTGATCAAATAGGAGTTAGTAATGGCAATGACTTTATTCCAGAAATATCTGATCACTGGACAGTTCTATAAACAATCATATTTCCCTGCGGCTTGGAACTTACATTTGAAGCAGTCCGTTGTCTCATTTATACCCATTCTGTGCCACTTGTGTGGCATTAAGTATGACCTGTGGCATATTTGTAGTGTCATCTCCATGAAACGTTCCAAAAACAAGTGTCACTAGGACTTAGTGATGGCTTGAAGTAAAGGTGTGACATGGGGTATATCTTCTTCCACCAGATGAAGGTAGAATGGGCATTAGAGTGGTCCAAATCTGATTGTTAGCAGTGTTAGAGCCGCCATACATTACCACCTTCACAGAGAGAGCTGCTCGGCTGTTTtcataacaaccatacaacagaataATGAGGTCTGCGTGCACGCGCGACCCTCACTTCACTAGTCTATGCCTGGATTCTGCggtcagttctagatataggtgcaggtcccagagcagggacccgcatctatcataagtttttggcatttcctgtggaaattaaataaatgtctaagatgggaaaactcctttaatacaatagagtgaaatccagtgactccccagtgacgtcttctctgattggagttgctcacttttccttttcttcatCCGGCCCGGATGGCCCTGAGACCTTCTCCCGACTAcaaatcgcctctgcagaatttgcaacacaaacatctttggcttctcgcttttctagcacctccccatactctacaaaaacctcaccatttatagtgccccagatggaaataatgccccctcgATGCCATACGCTATAATAGTACCCCTTTTAGGCCCCACAAtaatagtagtgccacacacagccccctgtagaaagtgccacacacagccccctgtagatagtgccacacacagccccctcttagtgcaatacacagcccccctagtagatagtgccacacagcccctctagtagatagcaccacgcagccctcacagtagatagcgccacgcagccccctactttatagtgccacagaccccccgtagatagtgccacacagcccccccatagatagtgccacacagcccctctagtagatagcaccacacagcatccgctgtatagtgccacacagccccctaatagatagcgccacacagccccctattagatagggccacacagcccccttattagATAGGGTCACACAGTACCCCTatcagatagcgctacacagcctccctagtaggtagtgccacacagcccgcctctagtagattgtaccacacagcccctctagtagattgtgccacacagcccccttagtagaatGACGTCATAATGccggcctgaacagggacttcgtCCCAGCGTCTGATAGGCTGCAGgattaacgtggcctgcagcctatattaTTCAAGCGAATCTGcgttctgaggatgcagatacaaatgaatgtctcAGTCGCAAGCAACGGGgcaccctccggtgctagcgacgccaccgggcatgacagggggcctgtgccgcttggcacataacatttatgtgcATGGTGTATACGTTATTTTTGCGCATggtatatatgttttttacttGATCCCGTTGCATGAAATAGCACAGTCTACTATACTATTCCATACTTTATGTTTTACAGGcttgacagaggccaaaagggcaCTCTCTTGGCCTTTATCAGGCTGATGTTGCCAGATCAATATGCTTAGCTTGTACACCTAATACCTTCCTGGCGCACACGCTGAGTGGACTTtacaaaatgtgatgtgaacatggcctaatgtgGATTTGAAATTAATATTTCACTGTGATTTCAGATCAAGTAGACACCAGTAGGGAGAGCAAACTGCATAGGGATTTTTTTAGTTCTCATTGAATCCTTTTAGAGTAAGCTCCCCGTAGTGTTGACTGAAGGCAAACGATATGACAATTTGTCAGGAAGTAGATCAATGCTTGTTACTGGATCAGACAACAGGATCACCATCTCCTGGGCCAGATAAGCTTTATACAGGAATATTATAAACACAGCCGACTCCAGAgctggtataaaaatatataaatcttatttacaatatatacaatatgtacattatatacaaaaatataaaaatatatatatatataaataaatataaaaataaataaattataaaaaataaatatataactatataaaaagatgaatatacaaataaatacataaaaataaatgataaaaatatatacctataaaaaataacaaaataaatacataaaaattaactaaataaataataaaataaatatataactatgtaaaaaaatgattaaaaaaaattaatatatatatagataaaaatataaaaaataaataaacaaaaaaataaaataaaggcagCAGGTGATGGCTGACAGGCGGCTGTTGACTGGCATTTTGTGGTGGCAGCTGATGATATTTGATGTTTCCTGTTGGTATGTGATGGCTTCTGCTGGAAGTTGATAGCAGCTGATTACAAATGGTGTTGGCGGATGGCAGGTAGTGGTGGTTTTTGAAGGCTTATGATAGTTAATAGTTCAAACATAGTAGTAGCTGATGATGGTACATTGTGGTTGGTTTGTCGAAGTTGGTTACTGGTGGTTGAAATTGGTGGCATCTGGTGGTAGTTCTTGGTGACTGGTGGAAATTGTTGGCATCTGATAGTTTTTGATGGTCGCCGGTTGCAATTCGTGGCATTTGgtggtagttgatgatgagtggtggtgataaTTGGTGGCATCTGGTAGTTTTTGATGGTGACAGCTTGCATTTGGTGGCATTTGGTGGTAGTTGGTGTTGAGTGGTGGTGATAATTGGTGGCATCTGGTAGCTTTTGATGGTGACCGGTTGCAATTGGTGGCATTTGGTGGTAGTTGATGTTGAGTGGTGGTGATAATTGGTGGCATCTGGTAGTTTTTGATTGTGATAGGTGGTGGTTTGTATGACTTAAGATGACTTTGGATTTTCTCCCCTGATGTTCCGGGGAGGTCACCACCTGGAACAAGACACGACACTTTACTTAAACCTTTATTCCCTGCAGATCTATATTTATAATTGTCTATCCTGACCCCTCTGATGTCGGCCATTGTTAACCTATGCAGCATAAGATGTCACTGTCTTATGTTTATCCAATCAGACACAAcctgttattaaccccttgatgcattatcacgtacatgtacgtgataagcgtcacagggaagtatggagcgtgcccACGGGCTGAGCACgatccatactcagcaggtgtccgctgtgtattagggtatgttcacatggccaatTTTCGGCCATTtctcgggctgtaaacgcccgaaaaatggccgaaaaatcggaagcagtacacctccaaacatctgtccattgatttcaatgggacaaacggcgttctgttccgatgggctgtttttttacgcagccattttgggtcatttttggagttgtttttcattgactctatagaaaacggctccaaaaacggccgtaaaaaacgctgcgaaaatcgtgagtggcttaaaaactgtctaaaaatcaagagctgttttcccttgaaaacagctccgtattttcagacgttttttagtttgcgtgtgaacatacccttacaggtcacacccgggactaacaggaaGGAATAGCGTTCGTGCTgtgcctggccatttaacccctcaaatgttgCGCTgattggccccccccccccacaatgcgatcgttggttgttatggcagcccaggggcctaatgaaggcctccaggactGCCTTTTGTTTGccactgttaacccctgcctctggcacggcttaacagaagcctgtacaaATGACaattatacattagtattgcagtgtattgtaccagtgatctcacaatcgctggttcaagtcccctggggggactaatgaaatgtgtaaaataaagttatttagtagtgaaaaaaaataaaactattaaaaATTCAAAAAGAActcctttttccatttttcttctaaagtaatgtaaaaaataaacaaaattggtattgatgtgtccgtaaaagtccgaactgttacaatataccattatttaactcgcacggtgaatgcggtaacaaacaaaaaatttaaaccgccaaaatcgctgttttttggt
Protein-coding regions in this window:
- the LOC142655580 gene encoding uncharacterized protein LOC142655580; protein product: MTGRNSARPNKGARYQEPISDALLTLVLEKEKKRLKTKKERKKSQGEQQVPPASCRLRRGQNATINDEVVTSPEHQGRKSKVILSHTNHHLSQSKTTRCHQLSPPLNINYHQMPPIATGHHQKLPDATNYHHHSTPTTTKCHQMQAVTIKNYQMPPIITTTHHQLPPNATNCNRRPSKTIRCQQFPPVTKNYHQMPPISTTSNQLRQTNHNVPSSATTMFELLTIISLQKPPLPAIRQHHL